The sequence below is a genomic window from Desulfobulbus oligotrophicus.
CCATCCGGTAGATATGATCACCGGACAAGATAACCACCTGTTCACTGGGATTGGCAAGAATAAAATCAATATTCTGACGGATGGCGTCTGCGGTGCCCTGATACCAGTCCGCGTCTTTTTCACCGGTCCGGGGCGGCAGGATCTTGATGCCCCGGGTACGGCCGGTAAAGTCCCAGGCAGCACCATCGCCAATGTGCGCCATGAGTGACAACGGCTTGTACTGGGTCAGCACGCCCACCCTTGTCAGACCGGAGTTCATCACATTGGACAGGCTGAAATCAATAATCCGGTAAATACCGCCAAACGGTACAGCAGGTTTGGCCCGACGACCGACCAGCAGGTTCAGCCGGCTACCGATCCCGCCGGCCAGGAGAAGAACAAGGGCATCACCGCTTTCTCTCATCTCAGCTCCTCCCCATCTTCGAGTTTTGTTTTCGGCCACTTCTCCGGTGCTATTCGCGGATCGACCCGGCAACCGCAGCCGATCTGCTGGTCTTCGGGAATATTGTTGTTCCAACCGATGACCGTGATCCGACTCGGCTTTTCGCAGTTTGGTGCACCGACACGGACGTTACGGTTGAACACAGTGTTCACGTCACTGACCATGCGATGTAACTTGGCTCCAGGATGGATGATGTTATCGAAAAAAATGATCGAATCGTTGACCTCTGCCCCGGCCTTGACATGGACGCCGGGGAAGATAATCGAGTTGCGCACAGTCCCTTCAATAATACTGCCGTTGTAGACCATGGAGTTGTCGAGCACCCCATGAGGCCCGATCTTCACCGGTTGACGATCGCCGATATTCCGATGACACAGGTTGGTACGAAGGCCCCAGGCCTCAAGATCGATCTTTGGTTCCGGACCGAGCAGATCCATCGAGGTCTGCCAGTACTCATCAATGGTACGGGTGTACCCCCAGTACCCGTTAAACTTGTAGCCACAGATCTTATAGTGCTGCTCCATCATCTTCGGGATGATATCGCGGCCGAACTCGTACGAGTCGGTCTGTTGGTTTTTTTCCAGTTCTTTATACAGCACCTCCGGCCGGAAACAGAACACGGTGAGCGAAGCCCAGCAGCCCTTAGGTGAGGTTGGTTTCTCTTCATAGGAGAGCACCCGGCCGCCGACCGGCCCTTCATCGGCAATTTCGGCCACACCGAAACGAGAGGCAGACTCCGGCGGCACTTCAATAAAAGCAGCGGTGAGATCAGCATCCTGTTCGTTATGGTAACGGATCATCTTGCGATAATCCATCTGATAGATATGGTCGCCGGAGAGAATCAGGATAACCGACGGATCGTGATACTGAATGAAGTCAAGGTTCTGGTAGACTGCGTCGGCAGAGCCTCGGTACCAGTATGAGTTGTCGTAATCTTTAAACGGCGGCAGGATGGAGATACCGCGATTACGGCCGATCATGTCCCAGGCGGCCCCGGTACCAATATGGTTGATCAGAGAGTACGAACGATACTGACTGAGAATGGCAACCCGCTCAATCCCGGACTGGAGCAGATTGGAGAGTGGAAAATCAATAACGCGGGCAAAACCGCCGAAGGGTACAGCGGATTTGGGACGATAGTGAGTCAGCACGCCCAATTCATCGACACGCCCGCCTGCCAGAATCATCGCCAAAGTCGAAGGTCTATACATAAGGCACCGTGCAAAAGAATATTCGTTACGTTCAACGGCCGCAGCACTTGGCACTGATCATCAAACGCCATGCATGATGAGCATTACAGCCCCATAATATGCTCTACCTGCCGTAAGGTGCAAGGAATATCTGCCGACTCCGATGCGAAACCGATAGGGGGACACTCTGTGCCGTTAAAAACTATTTAACGTGCTGAGTAATAAGACGTATAAGCGTATTTGTTGTGAACTCCTGATTTTCACGCAACCCCAGATTCTTGATGGGTGTTTCCGCCCGCGCTGCCTCCCGGTGCCCGCCGGCGGGACCAAAGCGGCCGAAAGTGGTCTTGGCAAGCTTACCGGCATTTTTTCGGTAGCCGTCACAGCGAAAAATGACCACCAGCTTCTCCACATGAACACCGGAAACAATGACCCAGTCAAACCCCTCTACCCGATTAAAAAAATCAGCGATAATCACCAGGATATCAGGTGTGCTCACCTTGCCGAGGTGCACATAGGCCCGCCGCTTGCTGACCTTGAGTTCATTGAGTGCGGTACGAAAGTACCGGAGCTCGGAGCGACGCAGTTCGGTCAGCTCGAACTTGCGCACCAGGTTCAGGTTGGCGATGTTAAACAGATAACGAAAACTGATGCCATCCGCTATCTGCATATTGTGCTTCTGAAAATTCTGGGTATCAACCTTGATCCCGTAAAACAGGGCAGTAGCCAGGGCGACTGAAGGCTTAATACCGGCTGCTCTGAGGTACTCCACCATCATGGAAGAGACAGCACCGTACTCGGGCCGAATATCGATAAAGGCCGCATCCCAGCCGGTGGTCACCGGGTGATGATCGATCACCACATCAAATGTCATCCTTTCAAAGCAGGCAAGATGATTGGGCTGGGAATCGAGCAGGATTTTTTTGCTGTAGTCCTTGGCGGACAGGGTGTGGAGCCGTTCCATGGGAACCTTCAACCGGTCCACCATGGTCAGGTTGTTGAGGCGGCGGATTTCATTGGGGTGACCGATGGTCACACTCTGCACCCGATAGCTGAGTAAACGCTTGAGTGCCATGGCAGAGGCAATGGCATCCGGATCGGCGTTAATGGCTATCAAAACCGTATCACTTCGTTCAAAGACAGACCAGAAGCCGTTGAGACGAGCTATCGCCGAATTTTTACTGGCACTGCGCGTAATATTGTTGTCGGCAATTTTTTCAAGTCGTTTCTGCATATTCGAGACCAAAGGTCAGAACCTTTGTTTTCGTTTAAGAAAAAAACACTGACCAGGCAAAACCATCGGCCGGCGAAAAAGGGGGATCCACCATCTTTTTGTCGCTGTTGCTGTACCCGGCAGGAGGATTTCCCCGTGCTGAGTAAAAGTAGACAACACCAACATTTAATCGTTCCCCATGTCAACTGTCATGCGTCACCAATAAAAACGAAAGACGAAGCTTACACACAGACACCAAGAAGCGCAAGCACGTCTTTTGAATAAAGGTCTGCATCCATGCCACAAACCTGTTCTCTATTGCTTGACTGAACACGGCCCACAGGGTACACAACAGATGTACAACTTCACGAGCAATACCTTGCCAAACCGTGGCCTGTTCACCACTCTCCCACCCCGATGGAGTACGCGGCTGTTTCATGATCTTGTTGCATCGTTACATTCTTCTGCATTTCTTTCGTAACCTCGGTCTACTTCTCACCAGTTTCATCAGCATCTACCTGCTGATTGATTTCTTTGAAAAGATTGATAATTTCGTAGAAAAAGGTAAGTCCTTCGCGTTAATCGGCCAGTATTTTCTGTTCAATATCCCCTTTATCATCGACATGATGAGTCCGGTCTGTCTGCTTCTGGCCGGAGTCGTTACCTTAGGAATGCTGAGCCACAGCAACGAGCTCATTGCTCTTAAGGCCTGCGGGATTCCGCTCAAAACCATTGTCAAACCGATCATCGGAGCTACCCTGGCCTGTGTTCTTCTCTTCCTTGCCATGGATCAATTCGTGCTCCCCCGTACGAACTCGACCACCAACTACATCTGGAACCGCGAGGTAAAGGGGAAGACACCTTTGGGTATCTACCGTAACGGCCGCTACTATTACCGTGGCCAGGACGGATTTTATTCCTTCTCGCGACCTGACCCGCAAAAAAATGTATTCAACAACTTTTCCTATATGATCTGGCAGAAAGACTATGCGACAAAAACACTGATTGCCGCCCGGACCGCACTGTGGGATGAGAACGGCTGGACCCTGTACAATGGCCAGGTGCAGGATACCGTCGGCAACGGCCGTTACTCCGCCAAGGTCTTTCAGGAACAGCGTTTCACTTTTCCTGAACAACCCGAGGATTTTTTTGTGCCTGCCTACCGCTCCATGGAGCTCTCCCTTGTGCAACTGTACAAAGAGACACAGGAT
It includes:
- a CDS encoding glucose-1-phosphate adenylyltransferase family protein, which produces MYRPSTLAMILAGGRVDELGVLTHYRPKSAVPFGGFARVIDFPLSNLLQSGIERVAILSQYRSYSLINHIGTGAAWDMIGRNRGISILPPFKDYDNSYWYRGSADAVYQNLDFIQYHDPSVILILSGDHIYQMDYRKMIRYHNEQDADLTAAFIEVPPESASRFGVAEIADEGPVGGRVLSYEEKPTSPKGCWASLTVFCFRPEVLYKELEKNQQTDSYEFGRDIIPKMMEQHYKICGYKFNGYWGYTRTIDEYWQTSMDLLGPEPKIDLEAWGLRTNLCHRNIGDRQPVKIGPHGVLDNSMVYNGSIIEGTVRNSIIFPGVHVKAGAEVNDSIIFFDNIIHPGAKLHRMVSDVNTVFNRNVRVGAPNCEKPSRITVIGWNNNIPEDQQIGCGCRVDPRIAPEKWPKTKLEDGEELR
- a CDS encoding LptF/LptG family permease, translating into MILLHRYILLHFFRNLGLLLTSFISIYLLIDFFEKIDNFVEKGKSFALIGQYFLFNIPFIIDMMSPVCLLLAGVVTLGMLSHSNELIALKACGIPLKTIVKPIIGATLACVLLFLAMDQFVLPRTNSTTNYIWNREVKGKTPLGIYRNGRYYYRGQDGFYSFSRPDPQKNVFNNFSYMIWQKDYATKTLIAARTALWDENGWTLYNGQVQDTVGNGRYSAKVFQEQRFTFPEQPEDFFVPAYRSMELSLVQLYKETQDAHSKEDRNKAWADFYGRISYTLLGLPLLLLGLPMLLIIYRRWGRDLSLAVPVSCSMAFLCWGAYTILQSLARANYIPPLAAALPIHLLVGSLGVFLLLREDT
- a CDS encoding DHH family phosphoesterase, translating into MQKRLEKIADNNITRSASKNSAIARLNGFWSVFERSDTVLIAINADPDAIASAMALKRLLSYRVQSVTIGHPNEIRRLNNLTMVDRLKVPMERLHTLSAKDYSKKILLDSQPNHLACFERMTFDVVIDHHPVTTGWDAAFIDIRPEYGAVSSMMVEYLRAAGIKPSVALATALFYGIKVDTQNFQKHNMQIADGISFRYLFNIANLNLVRKFELTELRRSELRYFRTALNELKVSKRRAYVHLGKVSTPDILVIIADFFNRVEGFDWVIVSGVHVEKLVVIFRCDGYRKNAGKLAKTTFGRFGPAGGHREAARAETPIKNLGLRENQEFTTNTLIRLITQHVK